TACACCTCCTGAGCTTTGGGATAGTAAGTTTTAATATTTTGTGGATTAAAGAATACAAATCCTTCCATAGAAGGAAATACAAACTGTCCATCTTTCAGCTCATGGGCACAGGGATTCGCACTGCCATTGAATTCATTATTTAAAAACCCATTATTTTTAGTATATCGGTAATAGGAAACAATCCCTTTTAAAGTTTCTATATAGTGTAACAGGCTTTTCTTGTCCGTTTTAAACAATCCGTTATCAGAGGAGATCCATAAATTGGAGTTTTTATCTTCCAGGATATAATGAGCATTGGCAAGGAAATCATTTTTATCAGGAGGAACTCTGATCATTTTTTGGTATTTTAATAAATAAATACCTCTACCGTAAGTGGTTAGCCATATATTCCCATCCTTTGTTCTTATCATCTGTTTTATGGGAATATTTTTTCCAATCTGCTGTACTATTTTATTCTTAGAAAGAGAAAAAACATACACTCCACCGCTGCTTCCCAGATAGAGAAGATCTTCACTGTATCTTAAAACAGCATCTATATTGTCTTTACAGGAAATAATCCGGGCGGTTTTCTTAAAATTGTCATGATTAAATAGATAGAGATAAGATTTTTCTCCTTCTATAACAGAGGCCATATACAATCCTCCGCTCTTATACAGTCCGTCAATTCCTTTCCCTTTAAAAGTAATAGAATCATACTTTGTAAAACCTGAATTCTTATTCCTTACATGAATGGAGTTGTTTTCCCTATATACAAGATTCCCGGAATCATCCTGAAAAATATAACGCTTATCATATGACTGAGGAGCTGAATATATTCTTTGCGAGGTCATATGATAATACCTGATTCCTTCCTGAGTCAGTACAGAATTATTTTCATAAGGAATTGCAGCATAGCATACCTCATCCTGATAAGGTATATTTTTTTTCGAAACAGAAAAATCTGAAAGACTGAGAATTTTAAGCCCGTTGATGGAACTTCCGATATATAATTTATTGTAAATCTCATCATAAAACATAGCTCCGGAAATATCTTTATCAATATCCTTATATTCCAAAAGATAGGTTAGTTCCAGCTTCCCGGCAGAAAACCGGCTCCTGTATACCTTACCATGACTGATCATAAATACCTGTCCGGTGATCTGCTGCCAGTAGACTTTTGTTTCGGGATTTGTATAGAGAGCCGGGGCACTGGTGTAGGAATATTTCCCCTGATACAGGTGAAGAACTTTCTTATTTTCTGCATCAGCAACAAAGACATGATCTCCATGAACAAATAAACGCTTTAACTTACTCCTTGGAAATTTAAGGTTTATTTTTAAAGTTTTTTTAGTTTTCTCATCGACATAAATAATACCATTATTTTCAAAATAATAAGAACCTGTAGGTACCTGAATAAAGTAAGAGTCTATATAAGAAATAAATCTAACTGTAATATTATTTTTAACAAGCCTCTTATAAATTAAATTATTTTTGGAACCTCCAGGATTGAAAATTCCATTAGAAACAATAGTTTCAGGATATCTGCGAGAAATCAGAAGAGCATTTTTTTCGGAGTTATTAAAGACAGCGATACTATCATTTTTTATATTCCCGTAAAAATCACCAAAACTAAAATTTTTAAAATTGAAATTTTTATATTCTACAAAATTGCTTCCGTCATAACGCAGGATTCGCCCTTCCATTGAAAGCCAGATGAAACCATATTTGTCTTTTACAATATCCTTGATACTGTTTTGGGGGAGCCCGTTATCCATAGTATACCATTGCGTAGTATAGCTTTGCCCATAAATGCATAGAGAAAATAAGAGTGAAATAAAATATACAGGCTTCATCCAGTGGGCTACATTAGATTCATGGCAAATATATTATAGAAAATCAAAATTATTGTAAATATTTATCCACAATGATGTGAATTTATTTTTACATAATTCTTTATTACTACTTTATCAATTACAGTACATTTGGAATAACCAATACTTGTTCTCCATTCCGGCTACTATAATAATCAGGCATATTGCTGGAAGCACAAAAAGATGACCTCCTTCCTTATGAAGAGGTCATTATTCTATATTGTTTACGATTGGGATAATCAAAGTAATGCAAAAACCCGGGTCTGGTCCTCTTTATAAATATTCCTTAGGAATTGAAATATTGTTCTTTTTCAAGTGTTCAAGGAGACTTTGATATTTATCTTCATAACCATCTGTTCCACATTTATGCGATATGCTGCAGATATCGGAAGGCTTGATATCTAAAATATTGGAAACTTTCGTAAGTATTTCAATGTTTATTTTCACCTTAGAGTTCTCGATGTCAGAATAAGCCTTCTGTGAAATTCCCATTTCAAAAGCCATATACTCTTGCGTAAAATCTTTACTCCTACGTATTTTCCTGATATTTTGTCCACACACTTTCATCGTTTTTGTTTTAGTAGTTTTCGGTATATTTTAGAAGATTATCTATTAGCCTCTAACAAAGTTAATAAATACCTTTGGCAAAACATTATACACGTTACATGATATTTATTTTCAACCTGTAAAAAGGCCTGAAGTAAGACCTTTTTCTAGAGAAAATATCACTTCGGTAAACACTATTGGAATTTATGGAGACGCAAAAATTTAATTATGACAATAATATTGTCAGAGCATTCCTCTATGCTACTATCGCATTTGGACTTGTCGGATTTCTGCTGGGGCTTACAGCCGCATTGATGCTTTTTTATCCTGAACTGCCTGAATTTTTATTCGGTACAGATGATACGACTATTAAAAGTTTAGCCTCGGGAAATATTCAGGGACTGATCAATACTCAGGGAGCAATGGG
This genomic window from Chryseobacterium sp. MEBOG06 contains:
- a CDS encoding helix-turn-helix domain-containing protein — its product is MKVCGQNIRKIRRSKDFTQEYMAFEMGISQKAYSDIENSKVKINIEILTKVSNILDIKPSDICSISHKCGTDGYEDKYQSLLEHLKKNNISIPKEYL
- a CDS encoding sensor histidine kinase, with translation MDNGLPQNSIKDIVKDKYGFIWLSMEGRILRYDGSNFVEYKNFNFKNFSFGDFYGNIKNDSIAVFNNSEKNALLISRRYPETIVSNGIFNPGGSKNNLIYKRLVKNNITVRFISYIDSYFIQVPTGSYYFENNGIIYVDEKTKKTLKINLKFPRSKLKRLFVHGDHVFVADAENKKVLHLYQGKYSYTSAPALYTNPETKVYWQQITGQVFMISHGKVYRSRFSAGKLELTYLLEYKDIDKDISGAMFYDEIYNKLYIGSSINGLKILSLSDFSVSKKNIPYQDEVCYAAIPYENNSVLTQEGIRYYHMTSQRIYSAPQSYDKRYIFQDDSGNLVYRENNSIHVRNKNSGFTKYDSITFKGKGIDGLYKSGGLYMASVIEGEKSYLYLFNHDNFKKTARIISCKDNIDAVLRYSEDLLYLGSSGGVYVFSLSKNKIVQQIGKNIPIKQMIRTKDGNIWLTTYGRGIYLLKYQKMIRVPPDKNDFLANAHYILEDKNSNLWISSDNGLFKTDKKSLLHYIETLKGIVSYYRYTKNNGFLNNEFNGSANPCAHELKDGQFVFPSMEGFVFFNPQNIKTYYPKAQEVYLERAKIKGKMLQLKNKLFLQCGYKSAEIYIDLPYYSNLENINLQAKLVEDENSPWINIKNDKTFHLANISPGKYNLQIKFLSAHNGKLVYKNLPVEIEAYFYQTLLFRLLIVGGIILIFILIIQIRTNFLRLKNKVLKNTIVHKDKALQEASTKLENESDYQKKLVESISHDITTPVKFISLLSQELAQSDDPKVQKKYFDSIYKTSEQLYKFTLSLKEYTELYKQENTSIEEYAVYDLVETKRLLFEEIAVQKNTFIYNFCDHHQKIQLNKNILLTVFHNIIDNAVKNTSDGEIIITSCRTASHLEVSITDTGNGMSDEQITYYSRLFKKKDHEHLMFKNYGLGLHMVVQLMRKINSEMLFHKNNPKGTIIKILIKI